A window of Candidatus Zixiibacteriota bacterium genomic DNA:
CCGTTCTATTATCAACCTGTGAACATCTTCGCTTACCTGAAAATACTCAAAGATCGCTTTTCTGCCACGATACCCGGTGTAATTGCAATGTTCACATCCTCTTCCGCGGAAAAGCTCTTTTACATCCGGCCTGCCGATCGTCATCAGCTCCAGCTCCGAGGGCTGGTAACTCTCCCGGCAGTTAAAGCAGATAATCCGCACCAGCCTCTGGGCCAGAACTCCACGCAAAGTCGCGGCGATCAAAAATGCCGGTGTTCCCAAATCGAGGAGCCTGGTAATAGCCTGGCAGGCGTCGTTTGTATGGAGTGTGCTGAAAACCTTGTGTCCGGTCAGGGCGGCCCGGCAGGCGATATCGGCGGTCTCCTTATCACGGATCTCTCCCACCAGGACGACATCCGGATCCTGCCTCAGGATACTGCGTAAACCCGAAGCAAAAGTCAGCCCGATATCTTCTCTAATCTGCACCTGTGTCAGGCCGTTAAAAGAATACTCTATCGGATCTTCCAGGGTAACCACATTGTCAGCCTCGTTATTTATCGAGTTCAAGGTAGCATACAACGTAGTGGTCTTTCCGCTACCAGTCGGTCCGGTAACCAGAAAAAATCCCTGCGGACTCTGAAGCAAATCCTGGTAATCCGTTCGCACATCGCGGGGCATCTGCAGGTTATCAAGAACGAATAAGTCCTCATGTTTTCTAAGCAACCTGATAACAATCTTCTCGCCAAACTGTGAGGGTAAAAGCGACACACGTAAATCGAGGCTTTCGGCCGGTCGCTCGATACTGTGACGTCCATCCTGTGGCAATCGATGTTCTGCCAGATCCATATTGCTCAATACCTTGACTCGTGAAATTACCGCGGGAGCGATCTCGACCGGCAGCCGTGCCACAGTATGCAGAACACCATCGAGCCTGAATCGAATATTCAATTCTTTCTCGGATGGTTGCAGATGTATATCAGTTGCGCGATTTTTTATAGCCGTGGCCAAAACCTCATTGACTATATCAACCTGGGATTTGCCCTCGATTTTATCCGCCAGAAGACGGCTTACCTTGGCCCGGATTCCCCTCGAGAGCTTGAAGTCAGCCTGTTGATTTTCCTGCCGATCGGATTGAACGGTCTGAGAGGATTGCTTTTCCGCATAAAAATCTTCAATCGTATTGATT
This region includes:
- a CDS encoding type II secretion system protein GspE produces the protein MMTTSVNNNLARILTVRQFLTDEDQNKWIARAETEQLELDQILLNENVFGRKQLLKILENHFFVPSCDLSVRTFDPKLAQQFPEKLARRHLVFPLDKKDDSIRIMFANPDDKKAREAVERIYQKEIVRVVALPSDLINTIEDFYAEKQSSQTVQSDRQENQQADFKLSRGIRAKVSRLLADKIEGKSQVDIVNEVLATAIKNRATDIHLQPSEKELNIRFRLDGVLHTVARLPVEIAPAVISRVKVLSNMDLAEHRLPQDGRHSIERPAESLDLRVSLLPSQFGEKIVIRLLRKHEDLFVLDNLQMPRDVRTDYQDLLQSPQGFFLVTGPTGSGKTTTLYATLNSINNEADNVVTLEDPIEYSFNGLTQVQIREDIGLTFASGLRSILRQDPDVVLVGEIRDKETADIACRAALTGHKVFSTLHTNDACQAITRLLDLGTPAFLIAATLRGVLAQRLVRIICFNCRESYQPSELELMTIGRPDVKELFRGRGCEHCNYTGYRGRKAIFEYFQVSEDVHRLIIERASPYVIRHFAKKSGMRTMRDYAIADAIRGVTSLEEIQRTVLFSQEQEQLCPNCMQTVSLEFSICPFCQNPLRERCENCGQVADPNWEACPNCGHQFEREWEKKYCQNCLAPVKTEWESCAYCGAELS